The genome window CTTCCTGTTCGGAGACGACGCGGGCGTGGTCGACGGAAGGGTCGTCGGTGAGCGCGGCCTGGACCTCCTCCCAGCCCATGCCGTGGACGCGGATGAACTGGATGGCTTTGTCGTCGGCGAGCGGAATCGTCCGCTCGTACGTCACCGTGCAGTCGCTGTCGTCGGTCGCCGCGAACAGCGGGCTGTCGGGGTCGCGCATGACGAACTCCAGTTCGACGACGATGTTGTCTAACAGCGCTTCCTTGCGCTCGATGGCGTTGATGGCGTGGCCGACGATCTCGCGGAGTTGGGCGACTGCGTCGCGTTCCTGACCGGTAAACCCGTGTTCGCGCGACGAGTAGATAGTGAGCACGTCGTACTGGAACTCCTGGAACCCGATGGGGACGGCGGCGACCGAGTGGTAGCCGTTCTCCAGGGCCCACGAGCGCCACTCGCTGTCCGGTTCGTCTTCGACGTCGGTGACGACTTCGACCTCCTGGCTTCGCGTCGCTCGCATCGCCGGGGTACCGTGCTCGACGTCGGTGGCGTCGAACGACTCGGTCTCCGAACTCAGCGAGGCGGCGTCGATGCCGGCGCTGGCGCGCGGCGAAATCGTTCCGCGGGCGCTGTTCACCTCGCCGATCCACGCCGCGTCGTACGACGGGGAGTCGACGAGACGCTCGCAGACGATCTCCTCGACCTCTTCGCGGGTCGACATCGAGACGAGCGCGCTGTTGATTCCCCTGATGACGCGGTTGATCTGGTCGAGCGCCAACAGCTGTTCGCGCTGCTCGCGGAGCTGCTTCTCCCGCCGTTTCCGCTCGGTGATGTCTCGCTGTGAGCCGAGGTAGTGGACGATATCGCCCTGTTCGTCACGGATGGGCACGATCTCGACCTGGTTCCAAAACGGCGTGCCGTCTTTGCGGTAGTTCTTCAGTTCGACGGAGGCGGACTCGCCCTCGTCGACGGCTTCGCGCAGTTGGTCGACCGTCTCGGGGTCGGTCTCTGCGCCCTGGAGAAAGCGACAGTTCTGCCCGATCGCCTCGCTGGCCGTGTAGCCGGTGACCTCCTCGAACCCCTTGTTGACGTAGATGAGCGGGTTGTCGGGACGGTTGGGGTCCGAGAGACAGAGCGCGATGCCGGCGTCGTCCATCGCACGCGTTTTCACCCACAGCTCGCGGTCCCGGATGTCCTGTTCGCTCTCGCTCGGTTGGACACCGACGGAGCCGCGGAACTCCTCGTCCGGCGGCCGCGAGATGAGGTCCAGCGCGAACGAGGCGGTGTCGCCGTCGGCGGTCGATATCTCCGTCTCGACGGTCTCGACCGCGATGGTGTCGGCGTCGAGTAGGCGCTGAATCGCCTCGGCGAGCGCGTCGTTACGCTCGTCGTCGACCGAGCCGTCCTCTCCGGTAGACTGGCTCAACAGTTCGAGCGCGTCGTGGCCGACGAGCTCCTCGCGGGTGTAGCCGGTCGTCTCCAGGAACAGGTCGGTCACCGCGGCGATGGTTCCGTCCGTCTTGAGCCAGATAGTGCAACGGTACGTCGTGTCGGGGGATTCCGAAGCGATTCGACGTGTATCTTCCGGCGTGTTCTGGTGTGACATCTTTAGTGGAGATGTGCGTCGCAAACCGGTGTGATTGGTGTGACGGCGATGTTCGGTGTGGCGGCGATGTTCGGTGTGACAGTGATGTTCGGCGTGACGGCACGTAGTCGGAAGAGCCCCGTGTGCGTGAAGTCGACGAGTACACAGCCGGGATGTGGGACAGTCGAGACGGGAGCGGCCGCGCTCGGCTCGCGCCCGAATGTCGGTGCTCGTTTTACCGTCCGCGCGCCCATAATTGCTGGGGTGCGAGTGCTGCTGTCACAGACTGTTTTATCGACGAACCAATCTCTTTTGGCCGTTTACCTATGATAGTTCGATATAAACGTTCGAGCGATGCACGACAGACCCGTCGACGCAACTACGTCCGAACTCGGAAGTCGCCTGGTCACGTCGTTCTCCACCGAGCAACTCCAGACACTCTTCGCCAGCAGTCGACGTCAACAGGCCGTTCGAGCGCTCCAAGCGTGCTCGCAACCGACGACGTTGGACGCACTCGTCGACGCTGTCGTCGCGCAGAATCCGGGAGAGATCTCCGACGAGGCGACGGACCGAAAACGAATCCGAGTCAGTTTGTACCACGTAGACCTACCGAAACTCGAAGCGGCGGATATTCTCTACTTCGACAAGGACGAACGGGTCGTCACCGAACTCTCCGACGACATCGACGGGGTCAGTCTGTAATCTTCCGTCGAACTCCCAATCTCTTATGGGGTCATCTTCACACCGGAGACGAACCTGCGTAGACACAGTGGCGCAGATCGAAATCACGCTCCCGAACGACAAGCAAGCACAGTTCGAGCGTCTCGCCGCGGAGGAGTTTCTCACCGAAGAACGCGCGATAGAGGGGTTGCTCTCGGTCGGACTCGAAGCCTACCGGGACGTCGCTGACCGAACCGAAACGGAAGTCGAACGGAGTCTCTTCTCCGCGGACGCCGAAGACGAGTACGGCCAACGCGGAGAGCTATAACTCGTCAGACCGTTTTCTCGCCGACTAAGAACCAACCGGGAGCGCCGCGACAGTCGCTTCGAGCGCCGAGTTTCGGAAGTCGGACCGTTCACACTTGCACACACGAACATCGTGGAATTTTCAGACTGTGTGAAAATTGTGACGGGCGACGACCGAGGAGCCAGCGAGCGTCGTTCGACAAATCACCGCTCGGCGAGTCACGAACCGCCGCTCAGCGAGTCACGAACCGTCGCTCGGCGAGTCACGAGTCACGGCCGTCGCTCGACGAGTCGTCACAGGTCGGGCGTTATCGGCGGTCGAACCGTTCGATCGTCGATAGGAGGCCGACGTACTCGGCTCGCCGGGTGGCGAGTGCGGCCAGCCGGTCGTCGAGGTCGGCGAGCGCGGTGTGAACGTCGTCCGCGACGGTTTCGGTGTCGCGGTCGCCCACCTCGAACTGCACCCGCCTGACGTGTTTGCAGCGGACGTCGCGGTACTGGAAGTCGGGACAGGTACACGCCGGTTCGCGCGTGTCGACGACGTACTCGTCGCCGTTACCCGTGCGGACGCGGTAGAAGTCGGGGGCTTCTCTGTCGACGAACATCGTCTCGGTGAGCGCGCGCACGTCGCGTTCGTCGACGGGGTCCGAAGTCGATTCTGCTGTCGTGTCTGGAACGTCTGGTTTCGAGGTCATGTGTCGCCTTGGTGTGTTTCGGCGAGGCGAAGTTCGGTCGTCTGTTCGCACGCTGTTCAGGTGCTGCACGGGCATAAATCGACGTTCCGTCGGATTCCGGACGGGTCGGACGGGAGCGTTCGTCGACCAATCTGTGCAGGCTGCCCAACGTCAGCAAAACGCTGATAGTCGCTTCCGCAGATAGTACTACCGTGACTGGACGCGTTCGACGGCCGCTCGTCGTCTTTCTGGCCGTGTTGCTGTTCGTCCAACCAGCGAGCGCCGGCGTCGCGGTCGGCGATGGCGTCGGGGGCGTCGGAGGAGTCAGTGGTGTCGACGATGTCGGAGGTGTCGGCGCCGAGAGCGGCGACAGCAGCGAAGTCGTCGACGACCCGGCGTCGTCTCCGTCCACCGCGACTACCGCCCTCCAGCCGTCGGTGGCCGAAGAGGCGACGGCTATCGGCATCGAGCAACGAATCCGGCTCTCCAACCCCAAACCGTCCGGACGGGTCGGCGCCGAGGTGACCTACCACCTCGCCGACGAGACGACCGCGCTCGAGCTTCGGTTCCGCGGGAACTCGTCGCGGACCGTCTCCGCGTCCGACGGGTTCGAGCGGGTCGAACCGGGCGTCTACCGCTGGGACCGGGAGACGTCTCGCCCCACGCTGGCGTTCGAGCGGTCGGTGAGCGAGACGACGCTCGACCACTACGGCGCGGGCGTCGACACCGGCGAGTGGGCCGCCGTCGACGTCCGCCGGCTCACCCCATCGATTCGAGGACGGACCGTCGGTGCGACCGGCGTCTCGACGAACGTCACCGTCGAGGGACCCGGTTACGCCACGTCGGTGTTCGCGTTCCTGGGCCCGGTCGACGTGTACGACCGGACGGTCGGCGACGAGCGGGTCTCCCTCGTCGTCCCGGAGGCGGCGTCGCTGAGGTCCGAACCGTCGGCGGTGCTCGACTCGGTCGCCTCGGCGGGTGCCCGGTTGCCGGAGAGCGAGTACGAGGCGACGCACCTGTTCGCGATTCCGGCGGAGTCGGTCCGAACGACCGCCGGCGGCTTGAGCTTCGACGGCGGGGCGACGGCGTGGGTCCGCGACGACGCTTCGGTCGACGCCGACAGCAACGTCTGGGTACACGAGTACGTCCACCTGCGGCAGTCGTACCGGGCGAGCGAGGAGATGCGGTGGTTCCGCGAGGCGAGCGCGGAGTACTACGCCAGCTACCTCTCGCTGCAGTCGGGCGACCTCGCGTACGAGCGGTTTCGAGGAACCGTGAGCACCGACGCCCACGCCGACGCCGTGTTGTCGACGCCGACGAACTGGTCGACTCCGCTCGTGCCGTATCGGAAAGGCCCCCGCGTGCTCGCGTCGCTGGACGCGTCCATCCACGAGGCGACCGGCGGCGAGCGGACGCTGACGACGGTGTTCGAGCGGGTCAACGCCCACGAGGGCCGACTCGACTACGAGTCGTTCCGGGAGATAGTCGTCGAAGTGAGCGACCGGTCCGTCGGCGACGACCTCGACCGGTACGTCCGGACGACGGCGGCCCCGCCCGTGCCGGACCGCCCAGCCCTCTACACGCAGTATCCGGGTGACGACCCCGACGGCGACGGCCTCACCAACGCCGAAGAGCGAGCGGCCGGGACCAACCCGTTCGTCGCCGACGCCGACAGCGCCCCGGCGGGAGACGGACACCCGCGGACGAACGGCTCGGCCGCCGAAGACGGCGGTGAGACGGACGACTCGGGAGAGACGGACGACTCGGGTGAGGCCTCCGACGTCGACGGAGAGCGTTCGGGGTCGAACGACGCGGCGGGCGATACGGACGACGACGGGCTCTCCGACGCCACCGAGCGCGAACTCGGCACCGACCCCGAACGGGTCGACACCGACGGCGACGGCTACGGAGACGGGCGAGAGGTCGACGCAGGAACCGACCCGACGCGACGGACGAATCCCGTGGCGTTCTGGGCCGCACGGCTGCTCACTTCGCTGAAATCGATGGTGTCGGCGGCGGCGGTCGGGCCGGTCGGTGCGTGACGGACGGTCGCTCCGGGGACGTCAGCCGTCGAGCGGACGAACGGCGACGGCGTCCGGCGAGATGACGACTTCGCAGCCGTTGAACAGGAAGACGAACTGACCGTCGACCGCCGGCTTCGACGGGCGGTCGGTGAAGAGGTCGTCGAGCGCATCCGGGTCGACCGTTCCGTACAGTTGGTCGAGTTCGAGCGGGTCGCGGTCGACCGCCCTCGCCACGGCTCTGATGACGACTTCGCTGACGGGGTCACCGGCGATAGGGAACGTCCGATACGACTCCTCGGTGATGCGATAGCCCAACGAGTCGATACCGTCGTCTGTGCGCTCCGTCATGCTACCTCCACTCGCCGGATGTTCTCATACGCGAAGGACCACACAACGGCCCTAAGCAGTTATGATAACCACGCGCGCCTACAATGTCAACTGGGCCATACTGTCGTCCAGCGGTCGTCGCCTTCGACGCCCGGTCGACGCGGATGAGGTTTCGGAGGATAACTGCCGTCTCGACTCGGATTCGAATCCGAAGTTCGAGCCGTCGATGGGGTGGTTCTCACAGGCACAAAAGGCTAAATGCTGGACGTTGACCCTACCGTGCATGGCGCTTCAACAGATCTCTCACCTGTCCGACGAACAGCGCGACTGCCTCGACAACTGCCTCGAAGCGACGCAGGCGTGCGAGTGGTGTGCCGACGAGTGTATCGACGAAGGCGAGGGGATGGAACGCTGTATCCGACTCTGCCGAGACGTCGCTGACGTGGCGTCGATGCACGCACGGTTCATGGCTCGCAACTCGAACTACAGCAATCACCTCGCGGAGGTGTGCGCCGGCGCGTGCGAAGAGTGCGCCGAGGAGTGCGAACAGCACGACCACGAACACTGTCAGGTGTGCGCAGAAGTGCTCCGCGAATGTGCGGAGTCCTGCCGGAACATGGCGTCGGCGTAACGCTGCCGGTTCGGTCGGCGGGAGTCGCCGACCGCCGAAGCGACCGACGAACGACACGATTTTTCGTCCGAGATTCAGTTCGCTGAGGAAGACATATTCGGCGATAGAGACGTTCTCGGAGGGTAATCCGCCCCTACTCGTCGAGAATGGTCACAAGGGATAAACCGGCTCTCGCCGATAGCGTAGTCATGGCCGGACGGATTAGTCTCCGAGTTGTCTTCGCCGCCCTCATCGCGTTCGCCGTACTCGCCGTCGGAGTCGGGTACGTCTCGTCGGCGACCGAGTCCACGTTCGAGAGCAACCTCGACGGGGATAGCGTCGCCGACCCGAGCGCCCAGATCGCCCCCGAAGCCGACGGTATCACCGTCGTCGCCACAGACTCGAACTCCTGGCGCGGCGAGAGCGCCGACGGACCGCGCGCGCGCGCAGAACTGGTCGCGTTCAACCCTAACGGGTCGACGCTGTACTACAACGACACCCACACGCGCTACTGGGACGTCGACCCCGTCGAGGGCACCGACGCGACGGTCGAGTACCTGTACGCCGACCACCTCGACCCGAACCAGTGTCCCGACGAGTGGGACGCCGAAACGCTCGGCGTCGACCAGGAGACGCTCGACACCTACCTCGAAGCGCACGGAGACGTGAACGCCTGCACCGAGAACGGCATCGAGCGCGTGAACCTGACGACCGGCGAGACCGAGACCATCTACTCGGTCGAGACGCCCGGGAAGCACTCCTCGCGCTGGCACGACGGCGACCGCATCAACGAGACGCACTACGCCGTCGCCGACATCCTCTTCGACCGGATGTTCGTCGTGAACACCGAGACCGAGGAGATAACGTGGACGTGGAACGCCAGCGAGGAGTACGACCCCGCCGACAGCGGCGGACCGTACGCCGAGGACTGGACGCACATGAACGACGTCGAGGTGCTGGAGGACGGTCGGTTCATGCTGAGTCCGCGCAACATGGACCGCGTCATCTTCGTCGAACCCGGTGAGGGCGTCCAGGAGGACTGGACGCTCGGCGAGGAGGACAACTACGACATCCTCAACGAGCAGCACAACCCCGATTACATCCCCGAATCGGAGGGCGGGCCGGCGGTCATCATCGGCGACTCCGAGAACAACCGGGTCATCGAGTACCAGCGCCAAGACGGCGAGTGGGTCGAGACGTGGAAGTGGCGGGACGCCCAGATGCAGTGGCCCCGCGACGCAGACCGGCTGCCGAACGGCCACACGCTCGTCTCCGACTCCAACGGCAACCGCGTGTTCGAGGTGGACGAAGAGGGAGAGGTGGTCTGGAGCGTCAACATCGCGTTCCCCTACGAGTCCGAGCGCCTCGGCACGGGTGACGAATCCAGCGGCGGTCCGAGCGCACAGTCCGCCGACATCGGCTCGCGCAACCCCTCGGTCGACGAGCAGTTCTGGATCGGCCTCAAGAACGTGATACCCGGGAAGTATCTCAACGGCCTGATGTACATCACGCCGGTGTGGATGGGAATCCCCGAACTGTTCGCGCTCGCGGTCGGCCTCGTCGGTCTCGTGGGGCTCGTCGGCGTCGAAGTCGGCCGGTTCGTCTCGCGACGACGCGGGCGGGGAGCCGACACCAGCGCCGCGACGACCCGCGACGACGACTGAGGAGAGTCGGCCGCTCGGTTCCGACCGAACCGACCGTCTCGCCCCGACCGAACCGACCGTCCGGAACGCTGTCCCGTGTTCGCACTCGGCCGATTCAGTCGACGTACAGCGAGTAGACGATGACGGCGAATCCGACGGCGGTGAGTCCACTTTCGACGACGAGCGCGTACATCTGGTCGGTCGCGAGCACCTGGTCTGCGGCGCCCGCGAGCAACGACCCGAGGGTGACGATACCGAACCCGATGGCGAGCAGTCGAAGCGCCACCGCCCCGGTCCGTCGGTACGCCTTGTACGCGTAGTAGGTGATGAGTCCGCCGAGAACGAGGGTGAGCGTCTTGAGCGCGACGACGAGCGGACTCAGCGTGGTCGGGTCGATCACGTCTCCCTCCGGACCTGCGACCACAGGTCTGCGAGCCGCTCGTCGGCGGACTGCGGGCGCCGGGTTATCACTACCTCGAACTGCCGGCTCTCGTCCAAGCCGATTTCGACCGACTGAAACGACACTCGATACCAGGTGGTGTGGTGGCCGTCGCTTCGAATCTCGGTCTGTTCGTCGAGCAGCGACGCGTCGGTGAGGCGCTCGAGTTTGCGGTACATCGTCGATAGGGGTATGTCGCAGGCGTCTGAGAGCTGTCGTGCGGTCATGGCATCGTCGAGTTGCCGAACGATAGTCCGACAGTCGGGGTCGTCCAGGGCGTCCAACACCTCCTGGAGTGGGGCTGCGCGAGCGGATTCCAGTTGCTTGCGCACCATCGACCGAGTAATTCGACGGCAGGAAGATAGTTCGTTCGGCTCACAGGTGGTCGGTTCGTATCTTCGCCCGCTCGATTCGACTGATTCTCGCCGCCGGCGTCAGACCGCTCACGTCGGAGCGCTCAGTTCGTCGTGAGTATCTCGACCACGTCGCGGTGGCCGAGCTCGTGGCCCGAACCGATCTGACGACCGCTACGGCAGTCGATGCCGTGGAGCAACCCGTCGCCGATGTCCGAGTGGAGGTGGTAGGCGAAGTCCTCCGTCGTCGATTCCCCGGGGAGGATGAAGCAGTCGCGGAAGACGCCTTTCTCGTCTTTCTTGCCGTTGGCGCTGCCGGGGAAGATGGCGATACAACCGAGCTCGTCGAAGAGGGCGGCTTCGAGCGCGGCCTGCACGCCGGTCCCGCCGTACGCCTCGACGAACTCCCGAATCTGTTCGAGGCCCGCCTCCTGTTCCTCGGAGACGTTCGCGGGACGGTTTCCGTCCCGCGAGCCAGCCGGAACGTCCTGCGTTCCGGCGACGTCGCCGACGATATCGAAGGTGGCATCGCCGGCGTCGTACTCGATGATACCCGCTTCGTCTGCGTTCTTCAGTGCTTTCTCCGCGTGCGCGCTCGCGGGGACGAACGTGAGGTGGTCGTAGTCGGGGTCGGCGGTGACCTCTTCGTAGTTCGACTGAGCGACGGGTTTGTCCATCTTGTTCGCCGCGATGACCATCGGTTTCGTCCGCTTTCGAATCTCGCGGGCCAGCGACTCGCGTTCGTCGGCGTCCCACGTCTCGGGGTCGAGTTCGAGCCCCTCGGCGAGGATGACCTGCTTCATCCGGTCTTTGTCGATTTTGAACGCGCTCATCTGCTCTGCGAGGTCTTCTTCGATGTGTTTCTCGTCGCCGTCGTAGCCGCCCCGGTAGCGTTCGATTCCCTTCTCGAGGATTTCGAGGTACCACATGTCGAGTTCGTCCTCCAGGAAGTCGATGTCGTCGCGGGGGTCGTGGCCCTCGGTCGCCTCGCCTTCGATGTCCGTCTCCCCGGAGAAGTCGACGACGTGGACGAGCACGTCCGCCTCGTTGAGGTCGGTGAGAAACTGGTTGCCCAGGCCCTTCCCCTCGTGCGCGCCGGGGATGAGACCGGCCACGTCGACGAGTTTCGCCGGGACGTAGCGGGTGCCGTGGCTGCAGAATCCCGTGTTCGGGGTACACGTCTCGTCGAACTCCGGTGCTGCGCAGTCGACGCGAACGTACGCCTCGCCGATGCTCGGGTCGATGGTCGTGAAGGGGTACGCGCCCTCCGGAACGTCGTTCATCGTCGCCGCGTTGAAGAAACTGGATTTGCCCACCGAGGGTTTGCCCACGAGGCCGATCTTGTAACTCATTGGTCGTTCTGGCGGAGCGACGCCCAAAAACCGTTCTACCCGCGTCGCGTGTGCGTGAAACTGTCGTACACGCGCCTTCGGCGACGGCCGGCCACCTTCGCCGCGCATCGAGGGCGTTCAACGGCTCTTTGTGTCTCTCCGACGAACGACCGCCCATGAGCGATACGTTCGGCGTCGGCATCCACGTCACCGAGACCGACCTCCAGTTCGTCGTCCGCGTTCCCTCCGACATCGACTCGGGGTGGACCGACCCCGAGGAGTTCCAGCGGCTGGTCGAACGCGTCGTCTGGGAGCGACTCGACCAAGAGACGGTGCTGCGCGACATCTCGACGTCGACACCGACCGGCGAGACGGTGTCTCTCGGAACAGTGACGCTCGACCCGGACGGAACTGTCGTCGAGGAGTCGCTTCGCGCGCCCTCGACAGGGTCGTAGTTACCCGCTTTCGTCTGTCCTCGACAGCGACTCGCCGACCGCACCGAGTAGCTCGGCGTCGTACGTCGTCAGGTCGTAGCGGTTCGACCCGACGGTGTCGTTCCACAGTTCGATGACGCCGAGTTCGACGAGCGCTTGCAGCGCGACGCCGAGGCTCTGCGGCGTCGTCTCGGTCTCTCCCAGTCCAGCGTGGAGCTGTCGGGCTTGCGGATAGCTTCGGGTCGACTGCTCGATTGCGCGTTTGGCGTCTCGCCAGTGTCGGCGGAGATACCCGAAGTTCGTCGGGTTCTCCGCCCGAAGCCGGTCGATTCGGGTCGACATCGGCTCGGCGACGTCGACGCTGTCGAACAGCTCGGCGACGGACGCGTCGACGGCGCCGTCCTCCGCGTGACAGATTCCGAGCACGGTGTCGCGCTCGGCGAGTTTGTGGAGCGTCCGCAGCAACGGAGTTGCCGAGTTACCCTCCAAAAGCGGCGTCAGCGACTCGATCCAGACGAACAGCAGTCGTTCCGACGCGGGTCGCGCGAGTGCAGTCTCGAGCGTGTCGGCGACGACCTCGGGTGAGACCGGCGCAGACGTGTTCGTCAGAGAGGTACCGCCGAAAACCGAGGGACTCGGCGTCGAAGCCGCCGTGCTCCGTGTGGTCTCGTCGATAGCGAGAATCGTCTGTCCCGCCGGTTCCGGACCGACCTCCGTTCGCCACCGGTCGAGCCACTCGTCGGGCGTCGTCTCTGTCAGTACGGCGACGACGTCGACCGACGGCGTTCGGGTCAGCGTCGACGGTAGCGGCGCTTCGTCCTCGGCTCTTCGAAGGTGGAGTCCCGAACGGACGGCCGACGGTGTCGACGAGTCACTCATAGAGATGTTACTAATACATGTCATGCGGGATAGAAAGATAAGTGTGCCGGTGGTCTGATGATTGTATTCAGCCGCGGCGGAATATAGCCACAACTGTTCGAAATAGAAACGCCCGCGGAGCGGTGCTGTCGCTCTGCGGGTGGTGGATGAAGTATGAGTGGTCGAGGTGCTGGAGGACGGTCGGTTCATGCTGAGTCCGCGCAACATGGACCGCGTCATCTTCGTCGAACCCGGTGAGGGCGTCCAGGAGGACTGGACGCTCGGCGAGGAGGACAACTACGACATCCTCAACGAGCAGCACAACCCCGATTACATCCCCGAATCGGAGG of Haloprofundus halophilus contains these proteins:
- a CDS encoding HalOD1 output domain-containing protein, which produces MTERTDDGIDSLGYRITEESYRTFPIAGDPVSEVVIRAVARAVDRDPLELDQLYGTVDPDALDDLFTDRPSKPAVDGQFVFLFNGCEVVISPDAVAVRPLDG
- a CDS encoding arylsulfotransferase family protein, with product MAGRISLRVVFAALIAFAVLAVGVGYVSSATESTFESNLDGDSVADPSAQIAPEADGITVVATDSNSWRGESADGPRARAELVAFNPNGSTLYYNDTHTRYWDVDPVEGTDATVEYLYADHLDPNQCPDEWDAETLGVDQETLDTYLEAHGDVNACTENGIERVNLTTGETETIYSVETPGKHSSRWHDGDRINETHYAVADILFDRMFVVNTETEEITWTWNASEEYDPADSGGPYAEDWTHMNDVEVLEDGRFMLSPRNMDRVIFVEPGEGVQEDWTLGEEDNYDILNEQHNPDYIPESEGGPAVIIGDSENNRVIEYQRQDGEWVETWKWRDAQMQWPRDADRLPNGHTLVSDSNGNRVFEVDEEGEVVWSVNIAFPYESERLGTGDESSGGPSAQSADIGSRNPSVDEQFWIGLKNVIPGKYLNGLMYITPVWMGIPELFALAVGLVGLVGLVGVEVGRFVSRRRGRGADTSAATTRDDD
- a CDS encoding cell surface protein is translated as MAQIEITLPNDKQAQFERLAAEEFLTEERAIEGLLSVGLEAYRDVADRTETEVERSLFSADAEDEYGQRGEL
- a CDS encoding winged helix-turn-helix domain-containing protein → MVRKQLESARAAPLQEVLDALDDPDCRTIVRQLDDAMTARQLSDACDIPLSTMYRKLERLTDASLLDEQTEIRSDGHHTTWYRVSFQSVEIGLDESRQFEVVITRRPQSADERLADLWSQVRRET
- a CDS encoding DUF7521 family protein; translated protein: MIDPTTLSPLVVALKTLTLVLGGLITYYAYKAYRRTGAVALRLLAIGFGIVTLGSLLAGAADQVLATDQMYALVVESGLTAVGFAVIVYSLYVD
- a CDS encoding redox-regulated ATPase YchF, yielding MSYKIGLVGKPSVGKSSFFNAATMNDVPEGAYPFTTIDPSIGEAYVRVDCAAPEFDETCTPNTGFCSHGTRYVPAKLVDVAGLIPGAHEGKGLGNQFLTDLNEADVLVHVVDFSGETDIEGEATEGHDPRDDIDFLEDELDMWYLEILEKGIERYRGGYDGDEKHIEEDLAEQMSAFKIDKDRMKQVILAEGLELDPETWDADERESLAREIRKRTKPMVIAANKMDKPVAQSNYEEVTADPDYDHLTFVPASAHAEKALKNADEAGIIEYDAGDATFDIVGDVAGTQDVPAGSRDGNRPANVSEEQEAGLEQIREFVEAYGGTGVQAALEAALFDELGCIAIFPGSANGKKDEKGVFRDCFILPGESTTEDFAYHLHSDIGDGLLHGIDCRSGRQIGSGHELGHRDVVEILTTN
- a CDS encoding DUF7344 domain-containing protein, whose product is MHDRPVDATTSELGSRLVTSFSTEQLQTLFASSRRQQAVRALQACSQPTTLDALVDAVVAQNPGEISDEATDRKRIRVSLYHVDLPKLEAADILYFDKDERVVTELSDDIDGVSL
- a CDS encoding thrombospondin type 3 repeat-containing protein; translated protein: MTGRVRRPLVVFLAVLLFVQPASAGVAVGDGVGGVGGVSGVDDVGGVGAESGDSSEVVDDPASSPSTATTALQPSVAEEATAIGIEQRIRLSNPKPSGRVGAEVTYHLADETTALELRFRGNSSRTVSASDGFERVEPGVYRWDRETSRPTLAFERSVSETTLDHYGAGVDTGEWAAVDVRRLTPSIRGRTVGATGVSTNVTVEGPGYATSVFAFLGPVDVYDRTVGDERVSLVVPEAASLRSEPSAVLDSVASAGARLPESEYEATHLFAIPAESVRTTAGGLSFDGGATAWVRDDASVDADSNVWVHEYVHLRQSYRASEEMRWFREASAEYYASYLSLQSGDLAYERFRGTVSTDAHADAVLSTPTNWSTPLVPYRKGPRVLASLDASIHEATGGERTLTTVFERVNAHEGRLDYESFREIVVEVSDRSVGDDLDRYVRTTAAPPVPDRPALYTQYPGDDPDGDGLTNAEERAAGTNPFVADADSAPAGDGHPRTNGSAAEDGGETDDSGETDDSGEASDVDGERSGSNDAAGDTDDDGLSDATERELGTDPERVDTDGDGYGDGREVDAGTDPTRRTNPVAFWAARLLTSLKSMVSAAAVGPVGA
- a CDS encoding DUF7504 family protein produces the protein MSDSSTPSAVRSGLHLRRAEDEAPLPSTLTRTPSVDVVAVLTETTPDEWLDRWRTEVGPEPAGQTILAIDETTRSTAASTPSPSVFGGTSLTNTSAPVSPEVVADTLETALARPASERLLFVWIESLTPLLEGNSATPLLRTLHKLAERDTVLGICHAEDGAVDASVAELFDSVDVAEPMSTRIDRLRAENPTNFGYLRRHWRDAKRAIEQSTRSYPQARQLHAGLGETETTPQSLGVALQALVELGVIELWNDTVGSNRYDLTTYDAELLGAVGESLSRTDESG
- a CDS encoding four-helix bundle copper-binding protein encodes the protein MALQQISHLSDEQRDCLDNCLEATQACEWCADECIDEGEGMERCIRLCRDVADVASMHARFMARNSNYSNHLAEVCAGACEECAEECEQHDHEHCQVCAEVLRECAESCRNMASA
- a CDS encoding SWIM zinc finger family protein, encoding MTSKPDVPDTTAESTSDPVDERDVRALTETMFVDREAPDFYRVRTGNGDEYVVDTREPACTCPDFQYRDVRCKHVRRVQFEVGDRDTETVADDVHTALADLDDRLAALATRRAEYVGLLSTIERFDRR
- a CDS encoding bacterio-opsin activator domain-containing protein, translated to MSHQNTPEDTRRIASESPDTTYRCTIWLKTDGTIAAVTDLFLETTGYTREELVGHDALELLSQSTGEDGSVDDERNDALAEAIQRLLDADTIAVETVETEISTADGDTASFALDLISRPPDEEFRGSVGVQPSESEQDIRDRELWVKTRAMDDAGIALCLSDPNRPDNPLIYVNKGFEEVTGYTASEAIGQNCRFLQGAETDPETVDQLREAVDEGESASVELKNYRKDGTPFWNQVEIVPIRDEQGDIVHYLGSQRDITERKRREKQLREQREQLLALDQINRVIRGINSALVSMSTREEVEEIVCERLVDSPSYDAAWIGEVNSARGTISPRASAGIDAASLSSETESFDATDVEHGTPAMRATRSQEVEVVTDVEDEPDSEWRSWALENGYHSVAAVPIGFQEFQYDVLTIYSSREHGFTGQERDAVAQLREIVGHAINAIERKEALLDNIVVELEFVMRDPDSPLFAATDDSDCTVTYERTIPLADDKAIQFIRVHGMGWEEVQAALTDDPSVDHARVVSEQEDGCLVEIRSPETPITSKLATYGGQVVEAVVEDGEFRVVAEVPHEIDIREIATAVQRAYPDAELVAQRSTTRSVQTLKQFQSALASRLTDKQQAALEAAFAAGYFTWPRESTGEEIAEGLGIAPATFHEHLRNGLSQLLGASLEGADRSD